The DNA region GTCCGGGGTTTTTCTTTGGTTGCTaaaggtttcgaccaatcgataaactatCTATACTggatcgtgtagatttcagtctatTCAGTTCCTAGAGCGTTATGATATATACACCACACACAAAAAGACAGCAGCAACACATTACGTATGTTCAATTAACGGAATagtaatcaacatttttttttgaaaccCGATTCAAAATACACACAAtataaatagaaccattttaacaagatcttggactttgggtagttgctgcaaacagcaatgtgacgtaggcctgtctacaCTCTGCCATTGCTCTtcgaaatcaacaagatttgtctggcttttgagcaaagactacgcaatcggtgtatatttcacaTGAAAcaagcgtcatttttaacttgttttgacgcaagaaatagttacgtcctactgaaagttcagggccttgttaaaatggttctactttCTGAATACGTTAAAAGCACCGATCATCGAGGTCAAGCAAAGTAGAAATTGACTATAGTACATTTACCTGCTGTGTTGGAGGAAGCagattaaaatttaatcaaaagcAGACACGAACAGTTGTTCGAATTCGTAAAATTTGGATTTCAAAGACAGAATTTTTTGGGTCAAAAACACCGTACAAAATACACGTCTTATTTACGTTATTCGTTCACAGAAATGTTGTTACACCCGTACAAATACAGGGTATCACGAGGCCCGCAAGGCCAGGTAAGCTTGCATCAATAACTTACTCTCTGTGGACCGGGTGAGcaaaaaaataatctattgCATTTCCTTTTGCAAAAGACACCACTGATCAGCGAGAATTTAACTTTAGAATTGTTTAAAGAAACCCGATAACTCTACCCAATCAACAaagctcataattttttttaaagataaagatATATGAAAATGCGCAATTTCGtaggttatattttttattcccCATgcaagtatatacatgtatatataaaatatattaaataatgtatattttaataataataataaatataatcaatagAAAATTATTGCACATTCTTTGACTTAACATTGGTTTAGGAATGCAACTCTTATCACAGTAAAAATCTGTCTATAAAAAAGTAATTGCATCCTTGATAGCAATTTTTCTCATAATCAATAAACTTGTGatcaatatcaataatttgtGTGCTATTCTTACCATACATACAAtgaacaaaatgaaatgaattgatgTATTTTATAGCAACAGCTATATTGTTACAACCaggtttcttttatttttaaaatatagtactgtggtttcatcaatattcgttgaataccaatttacgtggatttcgttgtttagttgatccacgaaattaaatgttcctTGAAAggtaattattattaatattttgtattgatagggtcattggccacgaatttacgtatccttgaatcTGTGTTTTTCActtaatccacgaaaattgatacccttgaatattgatgaaaccacagtatttaaagttatcaaaaactatataaatgaaaacttctttaaaaatttctattttttttccccacaaaaaatataaactgtttcTCAAAAGCAGGCTTtgttgtaaaaataaacaaatggacACAATATATCTTCACAATATAAATCacacaaaaaatacataattggTTGGAATATTAAAGAAAGGTTCCTCTCATATACTGTTCATATTTGGGTATACAAAGACTAGGGCTGAACATGTATTTCACGTTATATGAAAATCATCACTCACAAATTATCATGACAAGATGAAAATCATGAAGACATATTAACTCAATTCAATAATGAGCAAAGGGTTTTGCGTAAAAGTTGCTTTTGGCTGAAGGTTTTAATCAACTGGGTGATAATTTCAGGTGAATATTTGAGTCGTATtagtattttacaaaataacaaagAGGCAAGAGAATGCAGTGTCCCAAAACCCTAGTTTAACTAGTGTAGTTAATGAAAACATGGGATGTTTGTTGGGGAgcaattattattcattttactataacaatatttttttcattaacatgCCAATCCCGGTAGTTTCTATGACAAAAGGACTGTGAGAATACACAGGAATAACACATTTTGTGAATTTATATTTCTGCAAATATGACTCCCATGCAAACATTTAGGTCCATTAAAATTCCAAATGCTACcaaaaaattttgacatttacagTAAAAATGTAAGATAACATAAAGGCACAAATCAACTTAACTCTCTGTTACCCAAACTGTGCTTAAAATTACTTTACCACAATCTCCACTGTTTTTCAACCAGAAGGCACAATGTATCACAATACAATACCAACTTTTTTCTCTTTAGAATGACAGTAAGATTAAATGGGAGATCACTCTGACGTTGACGGGCTGTCGGTGGGACATTTGATGGTGTTGAGGGTCCGTAATAAGAGAGTGATTGTGTCCCTTGACGTTCTGATTTGAGCTTCTACAAAATTGGTTAATCCCTCTCCAAAGGTTAGAATTCTTTGCTGTCTAAATGACTTTAACTACaagaaagaaaagaatataTTCAAtagatataaatgaaaaatgccTAAAACAGCACAAACTTATTTTAAAGGACTtttatatgaatacatgtatggtAGTTAATAAACATGCAGAAGATCATTCTGGGAAGTATACCAATATACATAAGCACACAATTATGAAGCTTAATGCTCATCTGACTTCCAagcattaaaatacaaatagaCTTTATATGATAAGTATTTATGCAAActattcattaaatataaatccGAGGGTATATCTTACAAGGAAACCTTATCCTTGGCTAGTGGAGATCATTGTTTACTGGTATTATATAGAAGAACCTTTATAAGCAGAAAAATGTACAACCTTACAAGTTCATTGTCCATTCTGATtgcaatttcaaattcaaataatttctaTAATCTCATTCACTagtacagcaaaactcggttataacgaagtcactgggacctaagaaattacttcgctatatccgtaattcgttataactgtataagaaattcattaaatttacatagctggggatccaagatgacttcgctatatccgtaaattcgcaatatccgtgttcgtactaaacgagttttactgtacattgtacatgtacaatattttgaCACTAATTATTCATACACAACactttcttttctgtttttgaactaaatacatgtatcattttaccTCTCGTTTGGCACTGTCTGAGCATTCTTCAAATGCCTTTTCTATATTTTGTTTGTGCTCCTCTGCCTGAaattagatgtaaatataaacaataaatatatcTATCGATCTTAATCatacaataagatttttaatcATGAATTACTCTATAAGTATTTCAGTCTTACTGCTTCTCTTTTGTTTGGCTTGGCTTTTTCTAATGCCTTATTCGCCTCTTCATACGACACCATCAAACAAGTCCTTCTGAATAACATTTCCTGCAAAGTAGTTACCCCATATATAGCacagatatataaaatataagaatttttCTATAGATATAGCTgccataaatataaaaatacagactataaattttgctttttttctgTATAAGGTAAAggacatgagagagagagagagagagagagagagagagagagagagagagagagagagagagagagagagagagcgcgcaCATAGAAATCCAATACACCTACCTTTACAGACTCCATGTACTTTGAATAGAGATCTAGATGAACTCCCAAGGTTTTCTCATCATTTCTAGACATTACCTCTAGTccatgctgaaaaaaaaaatgattactaATTTTTTCACTCTAATCAGAAAAAAACAGGTGCTAGAAAGGATTTTCTTTAGCAAAACACTCTTTAGTAATTTGGATTtgttattataaaattgttatatCCAACAAGTTTTTATACTTTATAATTAAAGggaaataaaattaactttGCTGTAAACATGAATTTGTTATACTTGTGTTCATtgtaagcgtgttttactgaaTAATTGTACATTTATAACCAGAGAATTTAAAAATGACAGTTAAAATCAAACTGggaatttatggaaaaaatcaATAACCTTTGCATTATCAACTCCCTCGCTTAGAACCACTAagtatctgaaaaaaaaaaaataagttcttTCATGTAATTATATGGTCACCTCATAAAGATAGCAATTATTACATGATGTTTGCCAGCATATTCATTTCTCCAATATGAGAAGAAACTCACTTATTGATTTCACTCTGCACTTCATCTTTATATGGAATGCTCTCTTTGATAGAGGTAGTGAGTTGACCATAGCAGTTGGCTAATCCTTGTAAAGATATCaacaaataaacaacaacaaaatataaagGCTGTCCAAAATTAGACACAATGACATTTCAACATCTAAATAATAAGAACGAATTCTACTTACTCATTTGTGAGTACAGCATCttattaaaattctaaaatgaaaatgttttttttctttacagagACGAATTAGGGGTGGAGTAGTGTATGCTAgtaaatcattattaaaatgCATTGTATATCCTATTTCATTTGTTACTCTGGTATAAACTGTAACTTTGTGTATATGCAAGAATGATAAACAATCTGTGATACATGTCTTAACATTATTATCACTATATATTATACAGTAAACTGTGTCATAATTCCTTGACAAATATTGTATTTATGTGAAAAATGTTGTACATTagttgaatttctttttttacaaagttttgaatagtgttacatacatgtacattaattctttgacaaaatttcaTCCTACCAAAGAAGTCTCCTTCATGCAGGCAGTATATTTCGTGGCCCAATCCCTCTGTTTTTGAAAAAACTCATCAATGTCCTAgtataataaatttcattttattataaatgtgTCATATTTGACGTAGAGTTATTTTCTATAACaggataacattttttaaaagaagttacaAGCACACAAACTGGTGACTCTTGCCTTGTGCTGGCCTTTCCGTGCCTCATCCACTGCCTGCGAGACTCGCATAAAGAGGCTCTTCTTTAATTTGGTCTTCACAGCTGCCTATCAAAAAGCTAttacatatgaaaaataaaataaaatattcttatcGGTAAGTTGTAATCtatattttggttttaaaatttctctttgaaaatctttgagATACAAAAGAATACTATTTATTGCTTCTTCACAATTGGTAACTGGCTGGTAAATGgattaccggtacatgtaccggtattctTAAACTGGTTTTGGTGTTAGAATTTATCCACTTTACTAGAATGGTAAGAGTATATTTTTCATGTGTAAAATCAAATAGAGGAACATCACTCTATCAATAGACAATACCTCCTTTTCACATAGAAATTTCTTCAGAATTTCACTTTTTCCAAACACTTCATGTGAAATCACCATATTAAGGTACCTACAAGGATAATAATGTAAACTTTAATTTACAGAACAAATTATGTTtcaataaattatacatgtttcCACTTTATGTTatggtaaataaaaatttacacaACAGAAATTATCTTTGTATTTCTCATAATCATCAAGTCATAGATTAATActtacaaacaataaaaaagtcaGCAAATCTTTTACAAGTAACAACAAGAGAAGGTACTTCTTTGACATACCTCTCAACATTCCTGCAGTCTTTGTGAAACTCATCGGCCATGATAACATTGGCATCACTGCCCAgctgtttctttgtttttgatTCTGCAGCTTTGGCATCATACTCTGGTCTTGGGGGAAGAGGTGGAATCTACTCAAATAAATCAAAGGTTTAGGTCACTTTGTGAATcagtaaaaattttttttacacaaaataatCACTTGTATTAGCTAAGAATAAAGGTACTACAAATGTATAGCAAGCTAGAGGTACACAGTGAGAATCTTTGATTTGGCTCCACATATAAGGAGCATAGGGGCATTAACTCTGGCTCATACTtgttgtggaaaaaaataaagggTGGAATACAACACAACAGCTGTTCCAAATTCAAGTGCACATACTACAGTTAATTAATACTTACAATCACAAGTGcttaatttgttttgataattgatATCATTCATACATGATTTGTAATAAACGTTTTGAAGAGTGGGACTAGCAAACTTACAATACAGCCCACAACTCCATCTTCTGTCATAAGGCAATGTTGCAGCCACTCTATATCATCATACTCCCGAACTATTTCATCTGAATCTTTACTGTCTTTCTGTATAAACAACAAATGACAAACATTTTATTCCTTTCTTAACCAATATGAAAAGAATTTAATCACCTATTGCTCTTCATTTCATAAAGCAACATGATGTCCAATATTTTTGACATTGTAAGACACAATGAGCTTCTTCACaatctactgtggaatcatcattgttcgtgggggGCCAATGTTTGTTGCTTTCTTGGGTAACCCTAGCCCATGAATTTACATTCCCATGAAGGtatatacaagcatttgttcgatatttattaaaattatcctGAACATTCTATCAAAGAAGTTATGTCCTCACAGAGCCAGGAAAAATTTTGCTTCCCACGAATGAAAATGATTCTGCAGTAatatatggggggggggggggtgtctatatattaaccttcactacatgtattgtaaactGCAAAACATCTCCATTTTTCACTGCATCAGGAACTTTAACTGAGTAAAGTGGTTGAAAGGGTCCTCTTTGGAGCACACTTGACCAGACTGAATCCTGAGAGGTGTCTTCATGATCATTTCCTTTTGTTGAATTCTGTTCAGAGGAGGCAAGGGAAGGGTCTCCTTCACCATTAATGTTAGTCTCTGGATCCTGTCAAAATACTAGAAATTACAGGAACAATCCTTGTCCCTGGCTACAATATTGCAGGACAAGCCaagaatgaaaaatgttataGTAGTTTATTAAACAcaggaaaataaaatatgtacatgtcatGCAGCTCcaaatttatgtaatttttcatgACATAAGGGAGATTTTTTAGTCGTTTAAGTTCGCTTTATATATCAATCAAAACATATCGGTGTCTGCAAGACTAAATGTTTATTCAAAGAAAACACTGAGCAAAGAGGGGGCGTTACCCCATGAACAGATGAAGGTTGAGGTCgcacagatttaaaaaaaaaaacccaataactcTATTTGTTAActagaatatttaaaaacacGAAAAGTcataatatacatttatcagCTCTTGTTATCATTATCTATTAGTgcacataaataaaaattactatCATTCCACATTGACATGAATAAAAGGATTTACTATTTACCTTCATTTTGCGGTCTGCTTGGACCGGAAGTTATATCCTATTAGCCAAAGCTCTTTGGACAAGATtccggtgtgtattgaatatcCTGGACTTCacgaaaaagattttaaataatatttaaacttCGTAAGTGAAATTCGAAGAATATGTATCTATGATTCgtttaattgtttcaaattaataaagatcttaaaaccataaaatattgaaatgttcatatattttttgtttttgtgtttactGGAATCCCCCTATGCTAAATATAGAAAATCAAGCATCCTTATTAATCACGATTCACGTAAAATCATTATTTGTTTCGTTGTTGCCGGTTGTAATGATCAGGGCGTATACTTTTACATACGTCCCTATTACTTATACCAGGGACGCATATACtaagtatatacgtccctgcttATACTTTTCCACGTGGTAAAAATGTATACTTAGACCACGTGCTGATAAAAAAGTCTACATATATTATAGTAAATTCTGTATCGTACGatagtatttatatatatgctgATGTTCAAAACTATGATGATATACCTCTTACTTACATCCTTTTTATTGAATGAATACtgtgcttttttttatttaacagacTGATcgaaatattatgaaatatctctctcgctctctctctctttctctctctctgatagtCTCTCTCAAAACCcccttttctaaaaatagtcAAACGGTAACAATAAAATGGGATTAAGAGAAAAGGTAAGGATGTGCTTCTATGTTTCTAGATGGTATCAATCAATTGAAAGGAAATTGATAATATGGTATATCGTGTCATTAATTGGTTTAATTATGTTTCAAATAATATTGATCGCTTATATATACTATATAACACgtgtataaaattataaatcgatttttagaaacatatttcattgtgtgagtctttttacaaaatggtaaaaaagtttttaatcaatttaatacTTCGTTTTCTGATGTTTTGATATATATGAAAGTACGTTTTATTTCACGTATGATTAGTTTGATACTTCTATAATATAGGGAAGTGGTAAAACTATTTGCATTTGTGATGTGTATAATTAACGTTCTAAATATTTCCTGATCATCATTAACCCAGCAGATcacacacacaaaataaaaaacccTGGAAAATAATTTCAAGTGTGTAACGTTATAATTTCAATGacaataaataacaaataaattgcCTATGATCATGCGTAGTTAAAGATATGATTTTTAGAAGAATAAGAACATTTCGAAGGATTTGACAGAAATCAGAAAAACGAaacttttgttaaataaaatttctgctatgataaaaaaaaaatatgcaaaaagtTGTGAGTTGGAATAATACTGTATATATGTATCGATTCTATAAAACATCTCGGGGaagttataaatatattaactacatgtatatgcatgtcaCGTCGTATGTTTTATTCGGAACAAATCGCGGAATCGGTTTATATTTTACATGCGCGTAAAGTCCGCGCTCCTCTATGACGCCATGTTGTAAACTTAGAATGTGATATCATCCACGAGTATTTCTTGTATTATCCAGAGTAAACTCGATCAcaacaatgaaaatatatatatagtggtAAGCAAGACTGATTGGAGTTAGTTTACAGATGATGTTTACAGCGCACAAGTTCTGTGCGTAAATCGAAACCAGAgttcaaaatctaaaaatcCCTTATGTtagatttttaacattttgctCGGTTAAAATAAGGTTGGTTTTAGGTCTATACGTTTTGTCTGAtcaaatatgaacatttttattgaattctagTTAATGTTGAACAAATTTGATGTTTATTTGAATCCATGGGATCCTTAAAACTGCCCAAATTTAATTAGTTACCTTCTGTTGTCACTGCGTAGCCTTTGTATGTGAATAGGATTTAGATAGCTTATCATAGCTATGAATGTCCTATATATGTATCATTTATAACTGTTTTCTTTGTAATTTATTTGAACATGCGTTTGTTGTATTCATGTGTAATATGCAATAGGTATGGACACAAGATCTACAACTTTCTTACAGTTTTTTCCCATAAAACCATTTCTTATACAATTAATGTAATGAAGTCTATAGACCTCTTCAAGGTAACTGTAGTACTGCCCCTTTTCTGGGCAAatgaatgttgttttgtaaaatatgatgtttaATTGTCTACCAACTAAAACTTTGGTAACTTTTTTCAAATTACCAAGTAAGAGTGCAGTACTGCAGTTTTCATGAAAGGGTCCATTAGCAAATGTTATGTAAAATAGACAATAATCTTTGCTTTATAGTACTATATATCAGTTCAATTAGGCCTCATAACTAGTAGCAGGAAGAGAATTCTTATGAAAGATCTGCTGTTAATGAATATAATTCCCACATTTAATGTGATGTGTTGTAAATAATTTGGCATATAAGCATTCTTAAAATTTAATCAGcaatctttcaaaatattttaacatacatgtacgcatcatttgattttaaatgcatattgaacattgttaagcattttaaaaagtgatgTTATTCATGTTAATTACGATAACTCAACTCTTCAATGACATTTAATGTAGGACTAGGGGTTTTGcaacaaaaattttgttgtctaaatgttttttgttcttttttctcAGTAGAGTTTTTAATTCAGGAGtaacaaagaaagaaaaatgtttggtGCAAAACCAACAGGATTTTCTTTTGGATCTGGCAATGGTAAtagaatataatatatacattgttATATCTTAATCTTTGATCAATGTCATGTACAACTCATCTAAATTCTTCGTGCAAATTGTTTGTTCCATGAAATATTAATGATAATGGTATCAACACCTGATAAGAAGGGATGTTGTATTTAGATTTGGGATAATaggaacaaaaaaatataaggaaaaatatataatgataatgaataaaattctaacacaaagataattaaaacatttatctcATCTTTAAGCTACATTTGGTGCAAGTTCTACAACCCCTTTTGGAGCAGGTAAGATAAACTTTTGTTTGAATCAGCTGTATTGTAAATTaaggtgttttattttttaatgacagttatttaaataaaataaatttaaccaACTTCTATCTTCCAGGGAACACATCAACATTTGGAACTGCAGGCAATAAAACATTTGGAGGAACGCCAGCATTTGGTTCCCAGACCCCAAACACAGGAGGCACCAGCTTATTTGGTCAGCAGAGCACGTCTCAGACAGCAGGCTTGTTTGGCCAGCAGAGCACAGGAGGGGCCTTTGGCAGCACCCAGTCATCAGGGTTTAGTGAGTAAATACTTATTTACATACTAAAggagaaataagaaaaaattgcTAACAAATATTGTTTGAGTTTAACATTGTTGAGATGAATTATAATACTAATTATATTTGTGTTTCAGCATTTGGTGCTACACCTGCCACCAACCCTGGAGGCAGTATGTTTGGTCAGCAGAGCACGGCACAGACAACAGGGGGGTTGTTTGCCTCACCTGTGTCCAACACAAGTTTTGGAGCCAAAACTCCAGGATTTGGAggtaatttgtacatgtattgaaaatcCAACAGTCCGAACCTGTCAAACAGTCCCAACCTAACAGATGCATttttatcagtaattttgatattgaatgattatatttttggtgaagaatttcaatttgttaatcatttttttttaaggatttggTACGAACACTTCAACATCTGCAGGATTGTTTGGAGGAAGTCAACAAACATCAACTCTTTTTGGTAACCCAGGTGCTAGTGCAGGTAATTTTCTTAAGCAAGATTTCATTTGTTCATGtttatttgatttacatgtatatgtatatatacagcaAAGGAGAAATGTATGAATTATTGAATGAGTTTTACATTTGCTGTTACAGGTTTTGTTCAGACAGCTCCGAATGGAACGACTGTCAAGTTCAACCCTCCCACCAGCCAAGATACAATGGTCAAGAATGGAGTCAGCACAAACATCAATACACGGCATCAGTGCATCACCGCAATGAAAGAGTACCAAAGCAAAAGTCTAGAGGAGCTCCGAGTGGAAGACTATTTGTCAAATCGCAAAGGGAAACAGGCTACTACTGGGTTTGCAACCCCATCAGCTTCTGGAAGTAAGTCTCCTTTAGTTACATTGTGTTGATAAAACAGCAGTGACCACATTAATAACAGCTATATAATTAAGTAAAGATACTTTTTGACTCTAGCTAACACTAAAATTTATAACTATATGAAATTTAGTGTTTAAAATCATTGCATAAATATATGATCtaataaatttgtaattaataagTAATAAATTGATTTCCTtgctttatttcatttattgacATAAATGataagttgaaattaaacatttccttacagattttctgaaatatctacagtgtatatacaatatttacatgtgtatctaATTATTTTTAGCATTTAATCCAACTCCAGCCTCAACTGGTACATCTTTGTTTGGACAACAGCAACAGCCACAACAGCCACAACAACAAAGTACAAGTTTATTTGGACAAAACAAACCTTTGTTTGGAGCTTCAACTGCCACCGGAACATCGGGCTTCTCTGGCTTTGGCACCACAACTTCAACTCCAAGTTTGTTTGGCCAGCCAACTCAAAATAAGGTACACATATGTAATGTAACTTGTAAACATGGCTTCCAGTACTATTTACTTGCAATTGAGAACACATGACTCTGGTTAAATTTG from Crassostrea angulata isolate pt1a10 chromosome 7, ASM2561291v2, whole genome shotgun sequence includes:
- the LOC128192013 gene encoding sorting nexin-5-like, with product MKDPETNINGEGDPSLASSEQNSTKGNDHEDTSQDSVWSSVLQRGPFQPLYSVKVPDAVKNGDVLQFTIHVVKKDSKDSDEIVREYDDIEWLQHCLMTEDGVVGCIIPPLPPRPEYDAKAAESKTKKQLGSDANVIMADEFHKDCRNVERYLNMVISHEVFGKSEILKKFLCEKEAAVKTKLKKSLFMRVSQAVDEARKGQHKDIDEFFQKQRDWATKYTACMKETSLNFNKMLYSQMRLANCYGQLTTSIKESIPYKDEVQSEINKYLVVLSEGVDNAKHGLEVMSRNDEKTLGVHLDLYSKYMESVKEMLFRRTCLMVSYEEANKALEKAKPNKREAAEEHKQNIEKAFEECSDSAKRELKSFRQQRILTFGEGLTNFVEAQIRTSRDTITLLLRTLNTIKCPTDSPSTSE